In Poecile atricapillus isolate bPoeAtr1 chromosome W, bPoeAtr1.hap1, whole genome shotgun sequence, one DNA window encodes the following:
- the LOC131592233 gene encoding DNA helicase B-like — protein sequence MAECGGQRGATLELWGHLRPLRSEAPGDEEESDEDFEEEPLLAEDALLEAGGRELSATLPPRSAVIIQECGTKKQYEVVGRFPLVDPWWKVNVKVKKMGSKYFVQGYPSYFLQTDVEENNRQVFSLFLKECGVPENWKEKFFAWLPMESVLSFSDLEEKLKQFQISQLQPRRSQIDTKDYDIFYYVSKSFAGKAVLGALAFPRILEFLPILLPRHFCCLLDKMCWQRKADTDGEEVTDKMVTKLDEILKDEPWKLGFSRIMYKELNLPYCEATWAAFCQCEHLLWKIPDLQKNALILYDQLKTRCRQMGHTYEDQDELARFVSKHMSIEHVWQSLEFLKDQNVVIKEKKLVFLPHLYKSEKDIAMYVGDLLSNHTWKLDVDVKKILNISEAPRETVDNKMDITQAHEMDENNPDNHNGENHFPEKEVGSVSGIQSRTEVDKDQVIAVKKICSNPVTIISGKGGCGKSTIVSSLFRHLKQMEKEVEAASKDFEEDLDASEEWNTFDHHWESENMYAKKILNVLFTAPTGRATSLLREKTQLPAYTLHQIIYSFKSWRRSDQEQPWKFSTVTVLIVDEGSLVSVHILSLVLKLLCEHAQLAKLIILGDTRQLPSIDPGNMLADIFEGLKSRGFSVELRTNHRAESQLIVDNASRISHRQLPEFDEVLKVSAWNEEMTMPVPEKKFIFIALPAGGNCENLQTAIKLLLKKGPGLEDAKQSQFIAFRRQDCDLINELCCQHYSNHLTRDHKNRLLFQIGDKIASTRNVYLKDLLAASGVREGPDSQKCGSAETTLTAEADEEGKRLCNGDIFFITEDAEIDKQRLLTISSTYGSSTFTVNYKALKKLCHIKHAWARTIHTFQGSEERTVVYVVGNAGRQHWQHVYTAVTRGRCRVYIVAEELHLRKAVKNKEITRKTRLQRFLREAVAETNSCPEQTSSSLMKCWQSQELETQSVSLTQSAPDPPELQSDLVIQERSSVLSKEQTISLQQSPCKRQIPASEDATKIPSTTAEESPLGSSRLRNLSLGQQIPRKLFKS from the exons ATGGCGGAGTGCGGGGGGCAGCGGGGCGCgaccctggagctctggggacacctgcgGCCGCTGCGCTCGGAGGCGCCGGGCGACGAGGAGGAGAGTGACGAGGACTTCGAGGAGGAGCCGCTCTTGGCGGAGGATGCGCTCCTGGAGGCCGGCGGGCGGGAGCTGTCGGCCACGCTGCCCCCGCGCAGCGCCG ttattATACAGGAATGTGGCACCAAAAAGCAGTATGAAGTAGTTGGACGTTTTCCATTAGTTGACCCTTGGTGGAAAGTTAAtgttaaagttaaaaaaatggGGTCAAAGTACTTTGTGCAAGGATATCCATCATATTTTCTGCAGACTGATGTAGAAGAAAACAACCGACAAGTATTTTCACTCTTTCTTAAGGAATGTGGTGTTCCTGAAAATTGGAAAGAGAAGTTTTTTGCTTGGCTTCCTATGGAGTCTGTGCTGAGTTTTAGCGATCTTGAAGAAAAACTAAAACAGTTCCAAATTTCACAGCTACAGCCAAGGAGGAGCCAAATAGATACCAAGGATTATGACATCTTCTATTATGTTTCAAAATCAT TTGCAGGAAAGGCGGTACTGGGAGCTCTGGCTTTTCCGAGAATACTGGAGTTCTTGCCGATTCTTCTGCCACGCCACTTTTGCTGTCTGTTAGATAAGATGTGTTGGCAAAGAAAGGCTGATACGGATGGTGAGGAGGTAACTGACAAGATGGTAACAAAATTGGATGAGATACTAAAGGATGAGCCATGGAAACTTGGATTCAGCAGG ATTATGTATAAGGAGTTGAACCTTCCTTACTGTGAGGCAACTTGGGCCGCCTTCTGTCAGTGTGAACATCTCCTCTGGAAGATTCCTGACTTGCAGAAGAATGCATTAATTCTGTATGATCAGCTCAAGACACGCTGTAGACAAATGGGACACACATATGAAGATCAAGATGAATTAGCTCGTTTTGTGTCCAAACACATGTCCATTGAGCATGTTTGGCAGTCTCttgaatttttgaaagatcAGAATGTAGTGATTAAGGAGAAAAAGCTGGTGTTTCTGCCTCATCTTTACAAATCTGAAAAAGATATTGCAATGTATGTAGGTGACCTTCTATCAAACCACACATGGAAACTGGATGTGGATGTGAAAAAGATACTTAACATTTCTGAGGCACCAAGAGAAACAGTAGATAACAAAATGGATATTACCCAGGCACATGAAATGGATGAAAATAATCCAGACAATCATAATGGTGAAAATCACTTTCCCGAAAAGGAGGTGGGCTCTGTGTCTGGTATCCAAAGTAGAACAGAGGTAGACAAAGATCAAGTGattgctgtaaaaaaaatttgttCTAATCCTGTCACAATCATAAGTGGAAAAGGAGGCTGTGGGAAGAGTACAATAGTTAGCTCCCTTTTTCGTCACTTAAAGCAGATGGAAAAAGAAGTGGAAGCTGCTTCTAAGGACTTTGAAGAAGACTTGGATGCATCTGAGGAATGGAATACATTTGATCACCACTGGGAGTCAGAGAATAtgtatgcaaaaaaaatattgaatgtACTGTTCACTGCACCTACAGGGAGGGCAACAAGtcttttgagagaaaaaacgCAGCTTCCTGCATATACGCTGCATCAG aTTATCTATAGTTTTAAATCGTGGAGGCGGAGTGACCAAGAACAGCCATGGAAGTTTTCTACAGTTACGGTTCTCATTGTGGATGAAGGAAGTTTGGTGTCTGTACACATTCTTAGTTTAGTTTTAAAACTCCTGTGTGAGCATGCTCAGCTTGCTAAACTTATTATTTTAG GTGACACTAGACAGCTACCGAGCATAGACCCAGGAAACATGTTAGCTGATATCTTTGAGGGTCTAAAATCAAGAGGCTTTTCTGTGGAACTGCGAACTAACCACAGAGCTGAATCACAACTAATTGTAGATAATGCATCAAG AATCTCTCACCGGCAGCTTCCTGAATTTGATGAGGTGCTGAAAGTTTCTGCTTGGAATGAGGAAATGACAATGCCAGTCCCggaaaagaaatttatttttattgctttgccTGCTGGCGGGAATTGTGAGA atttacaAACTGCAATAAAGCTTTTACTTAAGAAAGGGCCGGGATTGGAGGATGCCAAACAGTCACAATTCATTGCTTTCAGAAG GCAAGATTGTGATCTAATAAATGAACTTTGTTGCCAACACTATTCAAACCATTTAACCAG AGACCACAAGAACCGACTTCTATTTCAAATCGGGGACAAGATTGCCAGCACGCGCAATGTGTATCTCAAGGATCTCTTGGCAGCCAGTGGTGTCAGAGAGGGTCCTGATAGCCAGAAATGCGGAAGTGCAGAAACCACACTCACTGCAGAGGCTGATGAGGAGGGCAAACGACTCTGCAATGGGgatatatttttcattacagAG GATGCAGAAATTGATAAGCAGCGCTTGCTGACCATCAGCAGCACATACGGCAGCTCCACATTCACTGTGAACTACAAGGCACTGAAGAAGCTGTGTCACATAAAGCATGCCTGGGCCAGAACTATTCACACATTCCAG GGCTCTGAGGAAAGGACCGTGGTGTACGTGGTTGGCAATGCGGGCcggcagcactggcagcacgTGTACACAGCTGTGACCAGGGGACGCTGCCGGGTCTACATCgtggctgaggagctgcaccTCAGGAAAGCAGTAAAGAACAAGGAGATAACCAGAAAAACACGTTTGCAGAGGTTTTTGAGAGAGGCAGTTGCAGAAACCAATAGCTGTCCTGAACAAACATCCTCTTCCCTGATGAAGTGCTGGCAAAGTCAAGAGCTCGAGACTCAGTCTGTTTCTCTTACTCAAAGTGCTCCTGACCCACCTGAACTTCAAAGTGACCTCGTGATACAGGAGAGGTCATCAGTTCTCAGTAAAGAGCAGACAATCAGTTTGCAGCAAAGTCCATGTAAAAGACAAATTCCTGCCTCTGAGGATGCTACAAAAATACCTTCT ACAACAGCAGAAGAATCTCCACTTGGATCTTCCAGACTTAGAAATCTAAGTTTGGGTCAGCAAATTCCTAGGAAGCTTTTCAAAAGCTAA